The Capsicum annuum cultivar UCD-10X-F1 chromosome 3, UCD10Xv1.1, whole genome shotgun sequence genomic sequence CAATATTACGTACAGCCAATTAATATATGGACTTTGCAAAGTGAGGAGGCTGGAGGAGGCATCAAAGGTGATAGATGTGATGGAAGAATGTGGATGCATTCCAGATATAAAGACTTGGACTGTTCTGATTCAAGGACATTGTTTTGCTGGTGAAGTTGATAAAGCGCTGTTTTGTTTTGctaagatgatggagagaaatgtTGATACAGATGCTGATCTGTTGGATGTACTTCTTAATGGTTTTATAAGTCAAAGAAGAGTTTTTGGTGCATATCAGTTATTGACCGAGCTGGTGAGTAAGTTTCAAATGCGCCCCTGGCAAGCAACGTACAAACTTATCATTCAAAAGCTCTTAGGGGAAAGGAAACTCGAAGAAGCGCTAGATCTTCTCCGTCGGATGAAGAAACACAATTATCCACCTTTTCCAGAACCCTTTCATCGATACATTTCAAAGTCAGGAACAGTGGAAGATGCAGTGGAGTTTTTGAAGACGTTGAGCTTCAAGGACTATCCATCTGTTTCAGCCTACCAACATGTTTTCCGGTCCTTCTTTGCAGAAGGTAGACATTCTGAGGCAAAAGATCTGCTCTATAAGTGCCCACATCATATTCGCCAACACCCAGCAATTTGTGGCCTCTTTGGTTCTTCAAATTCTAACAGTGGAAAAGTGAAAAGGTTCTCCCAGGAGAGCTCGACCTCTGCTTAGGCACAAAGTGAAATTAGTAAAATCTGAGAGGACGATTGAAGTTAGTATCTGATAAGAGCCCCCGATGCTAACCTTGCCAGGTTCTTCAACTTGAAAAGATAAATACACAAGTTAATCAGATAGCTCCGGATGTCATTATATTAGGTGGTTCAATCAATGCATGCAAAAGTCTTGCCAGGTTCACACCTTTAAGATCTTCCACTCAGAACCTGAATACGGGTGATTTCCTTGTTTTCGTTGTGTTTTATTTCACAATTGTATGCTCATATTTTTACTTGATAGAAGTGGCAAAATGATTACTCACATGCTTCCGCTGCTTCACACAGTTGTTTACCGGGATGCAATGAGCCTTGAGACTCATTATTTAGTGCTATTCTGTCTCAAAACTAGTGAAACCTGGGAGGTTGGGTGATCACCACCCTACATATATTCCACATTTATATATGTTTAACTGCATAATATTCCTAGCGATTAGCCAGTTCAATTATAACCTGTGCACCTGAAATTTTCAGTTTGGAACTCTCACCTATTTTGACTATTACCAGATTGTTTTCTTCCTCGACTGTTTGTTGGATTTTCAAGAATTGCTTCGCTACCTATGATAGCAAATGTAAGACTATAACCATTAGCTGAAACCATGATGAACCGTCATCCAAAGGAAACTGTTTGAACAAAAGAGTCAAAGTCATCAAGTCGGCCCAGATCTATGCTGGTGGGGAGGTAGCAGGTATGAGGtagcccgtggaattagtcgaggtgcctGCAAGTTGGACCAGACACCactgttaatttttttaattaaaaaggaagAACAAAGAGTCAAAGTTTCTGGATTTAGCGGACAGTGTTGGTCGGACTGGTTTTGTAAATATTGCTTGTGGTGATTAATGAAAGTTACTAGTTACAAAAAGAAGAGTCAAAGTCCTCAAAAAGGCAAACTAGAGTAACCAAAGCATCTTATCAAATATAAGACACGAAATTGCAGGCTGTTGCACAATTTTCTTGATGGCAACATGTTTTGGTGCCTAAACCAGGTAATAAAATGCAGCAACTGTTCATCAGGTTTTAATTTCCGTTGCGGTTGTTTTGACAAAATTGTAGATTCTTACTGTGCACCCCAGCTGATATTTAATTGATCAATGAGACTAAAAGTCATTATCTCAGTCCAGTTGAAGAAAATATCCAATTATATTGTAAAACTCTAAAAGCTTTTCACTAGTTCAGGTTTAATATTTGTAGCTAAAAGAGTTCATCTAAACAATAACCTTTTCTTTCAGTAAAAAAAGGGACCTTGCTCAGACAAACTTTCTCAAGAAAAAGATACCTTCTCTTACTGACATACACTTGCTATGCAATATCAATCACCTATTCCTCAATCCTCTTGCAAGAGAAGAACTCCAAGTGAACCTGATAATTTTACAGCTGGCTTCGTGCGAAATCTTTTACACCCTAATTTCACTGCAAAGTTAGCTAGAACAGTAGAACTCTGGTCGAAAAGGGATGCAATGTCATTATAATTTTTTAGTTAGCTCTCTGCATAAGTGGAAGTGGcataatatcacatatattgcGGAAAACCCTTAGAAACATGTTTTCCTTTGCTCTGTAAAGAAATTTATTGgaggtaatattttttagttggcTTGTTTTTTGTTTACCATAAAGATGACTCGTAGGCTTCTACCTATCTCAATAAAAAGAAGATTAGTAAGTTTTCTTGTGGAACATATGTCAGAATGCTATATGAAAGTGCCACTGGTAGGAGCACATAAACTATAATTAGTATATTGACAAAGTGTAAGTTCCAAATACTGCAATTAAGAATTATGAAGGGCTTTTGGAGTTGTTTTATGCTAACTTTTGGATTCTATGATTTTGTTGGAGGATTATATGCTCTGATAGTCGGATTTAGTTGTTTGCTTGATAATTTAGGAGAAAGGTCGAAGCTTGATTTCAGCATTGTGGTTCTTTCAAATGAATCACacagtaataaataaatagagtattATTAATGCTCACTTGTAGTGGTTATAGATAATGTGGAAGGACGTAaggacttagaaaaaggtgagaCATCCGTAGTTTCTTCCATGATGTTTGTAGTTCTCACCTCTCCTGTTTGGCTTTTTTATCTGACTTTCCACCAAGGAGGCGCCAGAccggggggtggggtggggggcgCTGTGTCCATTAGTAACAATAAGAGTGAGCACAATAATGAAAAGTCACTTCTTAAATCATCTAATATTCCTATTTACTACATTATTCCCGCCAAATTTAGTTGTGGGGTAGCTATCTTTCCCTAATTATTCTCCTCTGGCATGATATTGATTGACATTTATGTCTGTTTGATTTAATTCTGCAACTCATGTCCACTATTGTTGTCAATTCTTATGACTTGAAGGACTGTAGTAGATGCATCTCATTTCTAAAGCTTTGCCATGGTAGTGTCTCATTTAACAGTTGTAGGATTACTCAAATGATGaacttaaaaaaaatcaacaaatttgaCTCTGCAGAAGTGTCTTGAGTTtctttctgcttctgcttccagCCTGATGATTGAACTGATGGAATTTCTGAAACTAGCAGTCATTAACATTGGAAACTACAACCCGCCTCGCTACAATTGTTGTTTTCCGCGTTCACTCTGAACTGTCGATTTTGGAGATTAAGCTAAGAAGCTACTTCAGTTTGAGACGCCACCGCCAACATGCATCTGAGAAGTTCAGCTATGGCCATCACGTGATTTTCATTTGTATTATGCACACTCAAACATGCAATATTAATGCGTGTTATATCATATGTGTTAGCAGGTCGAAAATTTAGTTGACATTACTTTTCCTTTGTTTACCATTTGTCATtggaaaatttctaaattttatacAAAGAACTTAGTTCATTTATTATATTGGATTTTCTGGAGTTTCTTGTTACTGGTTAATAGGTTTAAAGTTCTTGTGCTACGTTAAAAGAGCCACTTAACTTCGTTTAAACTGCTCTTTTAGCTGCTTTTGGTTTTTTAACTCTTCCTTTTGCCATTGAGTTTTGTTTACAACTAGGAGAGGTCTGCTTTTGGTTTCATTCAGCTTTTCATCAAATCTAGATCTTTCATCACTACTTGGTTGCCACATTCAACTACAGAATGAGAGTTCCCACGATGTTCAAGGGCCATTTGCAGTGGGATCTAATGAGTTGGCTGCCTTTTTCCAAGGGCCTGACTATGCTACTTCCGAATGTCGTgccaatattttcattttcaagtaaTACAAGTAAACTGTAGTGCTGTTCTATTGAAGATCTGAAGCCATGTAATATGCAGTTTGAATTATAGTTTATTTGCCCCTGGGTTCTCTTTCAGAATAAGTCTCAGGTCGCGGCTTACATTTTCAAGAACTAAACCCCTTTTTACTATTATTTGAACTTTGACAATCCAATACTTTATATACCATTATGTTAAATACAAAATATGTCACAAGCACAAagggttttattaaacttatagTTTCGGAAAGTCTCTCTAACCTCCACGAGCTAGGGGTAAGATCCTCCTCAGACCTCGATCCGTGGGATTAGatggggtatgttgttgtattctATTAATTTTATCCTTGAATGTGTGATAAATTAAAGTGCCAAATAAGTATTTTCTAGAAAACTAAAGGGTAGATATTTATATTGTTTTTGTGTGTGCCAAAATTTATTATCCCTACCTCCCCCTACTGAAGAGTACATCTTCCTAACCTAAGGCCACTATAGAGTTACGTTACAAGTTTACATCACCTAAAGTCACCAACATGAGGTTCTTCTTGTCTCAAGATAACGTGGCCCATACAAGAACGACTTGAGACAAAAGTCACTCTAAACATACTATGAAGAAAAAGCAGGAACctcaacaagatgaacaacatgaTGTTGAAATACTCAAGGCTGTAGCACAAGCCTGGCATGGCCACTCCAGCAGCCGTAGAACCACTGCCGAATTCGACGCCCACCGCCACAGTTTCAAGAATAAGCCATCAAGATTCAAGGTTGAAGCTATGAACAAGGCAACTGCCAGAGAATATGATGGCACAGGCAGCTGGGATTTCAGCCAGTCCCTATGGGATTCTTATGAGATTCTCAATGTGTCCAAAAAGTTAGAAACTGGGTTAGTGCTAGACCATCCATTGGATAAGCCAATCCGAATTGGACAGAAGCGGAAAGAAAGTAAGAATAGCTTAAGGAATTTGCTCAATAGGGTGTCTTCAAGAAGATATAATGAAGCTGATTTAACACTAGATAAGGATGGTTAAATTTTGACCGGAAACTTTCCATTTTTTGTGGCTAATATTCGAAGttgtaatatataaaaattggtttCGGTTTTCTTAAAGAAGCCCAGAGAGCTCTGTTTCTCATTATTTTTCGTATTCACATATGCGGATTCTGAgacgagggtctattggaaacaaccccCCTCTCTCTCTATACCTCTGAGGTAGAGgaggtaaggtctgtgtacactctaccctacCCATAGATTTACTGAATATGTCGTTGCTGTATATTCTGATTCTTCTTCACCTTTTACGTGATTTTTCATATACATGACGTCACTCAGCTGAGGGCTGCACAAGATGCATTGTGCTGAAGCCTGCAGCTACATCCACCAGTTGGGTGAATAAATTGACAAAACAACGCGTGACTAGCATTTAGCCACGGGTGGgagatgtcttttttttttttcaaattcttgtCCCACGAGTCGAAGTCCCTACACTTTTCACATCAGCTGGAAGATTGGTTGCAGTTGCACTAAATAGAAAACGAATCATATGCCTTAGAGATAGGAGATTTAGGAAATATGTTCCTCTTTCCTCAACTGAATTATTGTACCTTGTTTTGAAAGATTCTTTCAAGATTGGAACTTGAAGGGACCGTTGGGGACCCCGAGATTGCCCTCCTAATCTAGAAGGGGTGGGGAGTGAGCAGTAATTTGTGAGTGTCTTGTGCAAGAGGGCTGAACATTACAGTAAAGAACAGAGAGGCAATGTATCATATAAAGGAGCTCATTAACAAACTATCAGTGATAAGAGTCTAATTTCTGTACACGGACAGTACATAAGTTTTCTTATACCATCAGGTTAAGTTGGTTTACAATAACAACTAAGGATGTATGTCAAGTTTGATCTGATAACCTGAAAACTACAGTAAATTACAGTAGTTACCTGCTATAACCAGTGAAACTACAGTAATAGTGTAAAATTGCGTTAATTGTTAGTGTATATAACTTAAATACTTAGTAAAACGGTTATTTCTGTCTTTAATTGCTTTGTTTATTTTTCTACTTTGAACTTGAAGATTGTGCTTCTCCCTTTTCTGCTAAATGTGGCTTGTGATGACAGAATAAAGTAGAGATTTGTTTTTGTAAGATGGACAACCTGTTAACTTTGGATATTGTTGAAAATGAGCCTTGATTCTTCTAAGTTTAAGATGGATTAGATGAGGGGAAAACTTTTGATGATACCAAAGCCAGTCCTATTTGATTAACAAGTTGCAAAGGATGACCAAATAACTAGTATCTTCATATTTCATTACATATCAAGTACTTGCATACAGATATGAAGTAAATAGAACAGTAAAGACAGTCTATGGTCAATTGCTATAAGACAGACATTTTATTATACTAATGATTCAATCGATGATCTAATGATCAACGTAACTGTATTGCTGCCTGCCTAGCAACTAGTTGCATGCTCAATAGACCTTAAAAGTATCCATCTTTGCAAGCTCAAAGCTCTTGAGTTTCCTCTTGATGAAGCTATCAGCTTCATTATCAACCTTATCCTCTGTGACTTCATGTTTCCCATTCCTACCGACTTCAGTGACTTTGTCACGCTCCACAAATTGGGCTTTCTTTTGAGCTTCAGGGGCaggagattcatggagatatccACTAGGAAAGTTGTATTTATACTGATTGCCATACATCATGTTCATGTGATTCCTTTGCATGAAGCTATCATTATTTTCAACCTTTTCGTCTGTGACTTCACGTTTCCCATTCCTGCCGACTTCATTGGTTTTGTCACCCTCCACAAAGTGGGCTTTCTTTTGAGCTTCAGGGTCAGGAGACCCATAGCGATATCCACTAGGAAAGTTGTATTTATACTGATTGCCATTCATATTGTTCTTGTGATTCCTTTGGATGAAGctatcatctttattttcaaacttttccccCGTTGCTTCATATTTTCCATTCCTACCGACTCCAGTTGTTTTGTCAAGCTCCGCGAAGTGAACTTTCTTGTGAGCTTCAGGAGCACGATAGCCATGGTGATTTCCACTAGGAAAGTCGTATTTATACCAATTGCCAGACATATTGCGTTGTTCTTCAAAAACGACTCTCTCCTCTTTGATCATGACTTGGCCATTTGGGTACCTGTATACAGCAGATTCAACTACTGGCATTCTTGTTCTGCCAGCAATGTAATCCTCACCGGATCTCTCCGAATAGGGCTGCTCAAAGGACAGGCCACGTGATATCCAATAcatttttcctttgtgttttttCGATTGATATGCTAATGCCTTAACAAGTACAGCATTTTATAGACAAAATATTTGAGCTGAGTATTCTTGTTTGATTAACTACGGGCACAAAAATTGCCTTTGAATCGGATGCCTTTCCCTTTAGTCTGTATCAAACCGTGGATATTCCAGCAAGTAGAGAAGAAGAATAAGCCTACTGAAgaccttaaagaataattttcTGAACTTTATGGTCTTGAGAAATATCAGCACCATCCATCCAATAAGAAATCTTGGAAGAACAAACATGTTGTAATTTGTACGCTTTCTAGTTTGAAACTTTTGGCTTCGTTAGAGCCATATTAGTAGGGTTAGATTCTATTCAGCTTCATGATGAAACTTGGATAAGAAAGTAGTTTTAACAGATAAGAATCAAAAGCAGGAAGCAATGTTCTCCTCTTCTTCCCATTCCTAATAATAGAGCACCTCACTTTATGACTACGTTGCTCCGACTCTCCGAAAATATGccacacccgtgtcggatcctcaAAGAGTGTACTAATTTTGGAGGATTTTACACACACTCGACAACATTTTCGAAGAGTTTGAGCAACATAGGTTCTTGATGTTTTCAAACATAACACTGGCAATATGGTTTCATTGATGATTCTATAGTGGTTGCAGGTATTCAAATTACACTTTCCTTCCAATGTTCGTGTTTATGATACTATT encodes the following:
- the LOC107862591 gene encoding uncharacterized protein LOC107862591, with the translated sequence MKKKQEPQQDEQHDVEILKAVAQAWHGHSSSRRTTAEFDAHRHSFKNKPSRFKVEAMNKATAREYDGTGSWDFSQSLWDSYEILNVSKKLETGLVLDHPLDKPIRIGQKRKESKNSLRNLLNRVSSRRYNEADLTLDKDG